TAGTGCATAGCGCAGCGTAGCTTTAAGAGCTTTGCTTTTAAAGCGTGTAAAAATAGAAAAGGAAGGTACAAAATGAATAAGTTCAAAGTATTACTGGTTGGCTCATTGGTTGCTATCGGCGCAATGGCATTGTTAGCTGGCAATATCACCGAAAGAGAAAAACAAAGAGTCGAACTTGCTAAAGCACCAAGCGAGGCAGGCATCGAAGGCAAAGCAAAAAGTGAAGAGTGGGCAAAGTACTATCCACGTCAGTTTGATTCTTGGAAAAAAACCAAAGAGAGCGATAACATTGACGATATGCTCGCTAAAAAACCTTACCTTGCCGTTGCTTGGGCGGGTTATCCGTTTTCAAAAGATTACAATGCACCACGAGGACATTACTACGCGGTACAAGACAATGTAAATTCCCTTAGAACCGGCGCTCCAACCGATGCTAAAACAGGTCCGTTGCCAACAGCATGTTGGACATGTAAATCGCCTGACGTTCCTCGTTTGATCGAAGAAGATGGTGAATTAGAGTATTACACGGGTAAATGGGCAAAATACGGCGCGCAAGTGGTTAACTCAGTCGGTTGTGCAACGTGTCACGATGATAAAACAGCGCAGTTAAGCGTTCGTGTGCCACATCTCAATCGTGGTCTAGCCGCTGCAGGTCTTAAAAGCTTTGAAGAGTCTACGCACCAAGAGAAACGCTCACTTGTTTGTGCACAATGTCACGTAGAGTACTACTTCAAAAAGACAGAGTGGAAAGATGCGAAAGATGTGAACAAAACAGCGATGGTGGTGACCCTTCCATATGCTAAAGGTTTGAGCGTTGAATCGATGGAAAAATACTACGATGAGATCAACTTCTCTGACTGGGTTCATAGCATTTCTAAAACACCAATGATCAAAGCGCAACACCCAGACTGGGAGCTTTGGAGAACGGGTATTCATGGACAAAAAGGTGTTTCATGTGCGGATTGTCACATGCCTTACACACAAGAGGGTTCTGTGAAGTATTCTGATCACCAAATTGGAAATCCACTTAAAAATATGGATAAAAGTTGTATGAACTGCCACAGAGAGAGTGAAGATAAACTCAGAGGCATCGTTCAACAAAAAGTGGAGCGTAAAGACTTTATGATGGACATCGCGTTTGATAATATCGCTAAAGCACACATCGAGACGGGAAAAGCGATGGAAGTGGGTGCAAGTGATGATGAGCTTAAAGAGATCAGAACACTCATTCGTCATGCACAATGGAGAGGCGATATGGCGATTGCAGGTCATGGTGCGTTCTTCCACGCTCCTGAAGAGGTCTTACGCCTTTTAGGATCCGCCAACGAGCAAGCACAACAAGCCCGTCTAAAACTGGTCAGCGTTCTTGCAAAACACGGTGTTATGGACTACGTTGCACCTGATTTTGACACGAAAGACAAAGCGCAAAAAATCGCTAAAGTCGATATGCCAGCATTGATCGCTGAAAAGCTTAAATTTAAAGAAACTCTGGAGAAAGAGTGGAAAAAAGAGGCATCTGCAAAAGGCAGACTCGCTCCAAATTCCGTTGCTCTTGATCCAGCGGTGGACAGCAAATCTTCTTACTTCGATAAAAACAAGAAGTAAACTTCATTCCGAAGAGAGGGAAACCTCTCTTCGTGTATGCTATACTTAAACTGCCAATACCGTGGCATCTTAAGTGTGTTATACAAAGGACAAACGTGTTGCTCAAAGTTTTTGGCTCCTACAAAACAACGCTGATACTGCTCTTCTTTTTAGCCGTGGGCGCTGCGATTGCAACCTTTGTGGAAAATGACTTTGGCACAGCGGTAGCGCGTTATTATGTCTATAATTCTATCTGGTACGAAGTGATTTTAGTTCTTAGTGCGATTAACCTTGCTATAGCCCTTTACCGCTCCAAAATGATTTTACATGTAAGCCGTTTTACCTTTCATGCGGCGTTTATTCTTATTCTTATAGGATCAGGTCTCACGCGTTATTTGGGTGTCGATGGCGTGATGAAAATACGCGAAGGCTCAAGCTCAAATCTCATCTTTAGCAGTGAAAAAAACGCGGAGATCACGTTACCGTTTGCACTGCATCTGAATGACTTTGAGCTAGAACGCTATTACGGCAGTCGCTCACCCTCAGCCTATACCAGCGATGTTCACGTAAGAGATGGCAATACAACGCTCGATGCGCAGATCTACATGAACCATACACTCACCTACAAAGGGTACAAATTTTTCCAAACCTTCTACGATCCCGATGAAAAAGGCACGATTCTCTCGGTCACCAAAGACCCTGGGGTGGAAGTGACCTATGTGGGCTACACGCTGCTTTTTTTAGGGCTTCTTTTAAATTTAGTTGATCCCAAATCGCGCTTTCGTAGGCTCATTTCCGAGGTCAAAAGCAGTTCACTTCTGGTTGTTTTCATGCTGTTGGTTCAAACACCGTTATGGTGCGAGAGCGAGTATGTGCAAACGTATTTGAGTGAGCATCAAGCGAACAGCAAAGAGGTCAGTGACGCGTTTGGAAAACTGGTCGTGCAGTCGCGCATGGGGCGCATGAAGCCTTTTGATACGTTAAGCCAAGAGGTACTGTATAAACTGAGCGGTAAAAATAGCCTGTACGACATGGACGCGATGCAAGTGGCGCTTGGGATGCTCTCACACCCGAGTGTGTGGAAGAATCTGCCGATGATTCAGACCAAAACGCCTAAGCTTCGAGAGTTCATCGGCATTGCGAAAGATCAAAAATTGGCAAGCTTTGAGGACTTTTTTGATGGACATCGCTACAAACTAGACGCAGAGCTTCAAAAAGCGCTTGCGATGAAACCAAGCACACGCGGCACCTTTGAGAATGATTTGATCAAAGTCGATGAGCGCCTGAGCATCGCTTTTATGCTCTACCAAGGAGTCCTCTTTAAAATCTTCCCACTGCCCCATGATGCCAACCACACATGGCTCGCCTTCGAGCAGATGTTTGCGCAATTAGAGGGCGCGGAAGCCGACAAAGTGCAAGAGAGCTCCACCGCATTTATCGAGGCACTGTTTGAACGCAATTACGCCAAAGCACTTTTACATGTAAAGACGTTTTCGCAGTTTCAAAGCAAATATAGTGCTGAAATTATGCCCTCATCCACGCACATTCAGATCGAAATTTTCTACAATAAACTGATGCTTTTTGAGCGTTTAACCTTGGCGTATGTATTTTTAGGTTTGATACTTTTAGTCGTCGCGTTTGGACGCGTTTTTGCGCCTGCTACCTTTACATGTAAACTGGATCGACCGCTCTTTTTTATCGTCGCAACGTTATTTGTCGTGCACACCTGTGGACTCGCACTGCGTTGGTACATCAGTGGTCACGCGCCACTCAGCGATACGTACGAGTCCATCGTTTATATCGCGTGGTCGTGTCTGCTTTTTTGCATGCTCTTTTTGCGCCGTTCGTTGTTTGCCCTTTCAGGCTCGGTGATGATGGCGGGCATCTTTATGTTTGTCGCACACTTGGGGCACATCGACCCTGAGATCACCAATCTTGTGCCCGTTTTAAAATCGTTTTGGCTTAGCGTTCATGTCTCCATCATTACAGCGAGTTATGGCTTTTTGGCACTGGGCTGTGCGTTGGGACTGTTCACGCTGATACTCTTTACATGTAAACGCTCAGCCAAGATCGTTGCCACCATCAAACACCTCACCGCCATCAATGAAATCACCCTGATTTTGGGCTTGAGCCTTTTGGTTATCGGCAACTTTTTAGGCGGTATTTGGGCGAATGAATCGTGGGGGCGTTACTGGGGTTGGGACCCTAAGGAGACGTGGGCGTATATCTCCATTTTGGTCTACGCGATCATTTTACATGTAAGACTGGTGCCACGGTTTTATTCGCACTATCTCTTTGCCGTGCTTTCGCTTTTAGGCTTTGCCTCCATCTTGATGACCTACTTTGGCGTGAACTTTTACTTAGCAGGGATGCACTCCTACGCCACGGGCGATCCTGTGCCAATTCCCATGTGGGTCTATGTCTGCAGTGGGGTAGTTGCAATGTTGATTATAATGTCATATA
Above is a genomic segment from Sulfurospirillum halorespirans DSM 13726 containing:
- the nrfA gene encoding ammonia-forming cytochrome c nitrite reductase gives rise to the protein MNKFKVLLVGSLVAIGAMALLAGNITEREKQRVELAKAPSEAGIEGKAKSEEWAKYYPRQFDSWKKTKESDNIDDMLAKKPYLAVAWAGYPFSKDYNAPRGHYYAVQDNVNSLRTGAPTDAKTGPLPTACWTCKSPDVPRLIEEDGELEYYTGKWAKYGAQVVNSVGCATCHDDKTAQLSVRVPHLNRGLAAAGLKSFEESTHQEKRSLVCAQCHVEYYFKKTEWKDAKDVNKTAMVVTLPYAKGLSVESMEKYYDEINFSDWVHSISKTPMIKAQHPDWELWRTGIHGQKGVSCADCHMPYTQEGSVKYSDHQIGNPLKNMDKSCMNCHRESEDKLRGIVQQKVERKDFMMDIAFDNIAKAHIETGKAMEVGASDDELKEIRTLIRHAQWRGDMAIAGHGAFFHAPEEVLRLLGSANEQAQQARLKLVSVLAKHGVMDYVAPDFDTKDKAQKIAKVDMPALIAEKLKFKETLEKEWKKEASAKGRLAPNSVALDPAVDSKSSYFDKNKK
- the ccsA gene encoding cytochrome c biogenesis protein CcsA, which translates into the protein MLLKVFGSYKTTLILLFFLAVGAAIATFVENDFGTAVARYYVYNSIWYEVILVLSAINLAIALYRSKMILHVSRFTFHAAFILILIGSGLTRYLGVDGVMKIREGSSSNLIFSSEKNAEITLPFALHLNDFELERYYGSRSPSAYTSDVHVRDGNTTLDAQIYMNHTLTYKGYKFFQTFYDPDEKGTILSVTKDPGVEVTYVGYTLLFLGLLLNLVDPKSRFRRLISEVKSSSLLVVFMLLVQTPLWCESEYVQTYLSEHQANSKEVSDAFGKLVVQSRMGRMKPFDTLSQEVLYKLSGKNSLYDMDAMQVALGMLSHPSVWKNLPMIQTKTPKLREFIGIAKDQKLASFEDFFDGHRYKLDAELQKALAMKPSTRGTFENDLIKVDERLSIAFMLYQGVLFKIFPLPHDANHTWLAFEQMFAQLEGAEADKVQESSTAFIEALFERNYAKALLHVKTFSQFQSKYSAEIMPSSTHIQIEIFYNKLMLFERLTLAYVFLGLILLVVAFGRVFAPATFTCKLDRPLFFIVATLFVVHTCGLALRWYISGHAPLSDTYESIVYIAWSCLLFCMLFLRRSLFALSGSVMMAGIFMFVAHLGHIDPEITNLVPVLKSFWLSVHVSIITASYGFLALGCALGLFTLILFTCKRSAKIVATIKHLTAINEITLILGLSLLVIGNFLGGIWANESWGRYWGWDPKETWAYISILVYAIILHVRLVPRFYSHYLFAVLSLLGFASILMTYFGVNFYLAGMHSYATGDPVPIPMWVYVCSGVVAMLIIMSYKNKNLKEEK